The Pirellulales bacterium genome contains a region encoding:
- a CDS encoding aldo/keto reductase has product MTEPNRRDFLQVGAAGVAAVALSNTAHAEDKKNSGDIPLRPFGRTGEMVSAMALGGHACSNPKKMDEAASLRLIRRAVDEGITFMDNSWDYHDGLAEERMGKALSEGGRRDKTFLMTKVCGRTAKEAQANLEDSLRRLQTDRLDLWQFHEIVYDNDPDWIFADDGAIHAGLKAVKDGKVRYLGFTGHKDPLIHLKMLAKPYEWSAVQMPLNVMDVHYRSFQNQVLPKLNERGIASLGMKSLGGNGSIVTKAGVPIDDALRYVLSLPITTLVSGIDSEAVLDQNLRILRSFKPLTTAEREKIEERTYKLAGDGRYELFKSSKAFDGPVHRKQHGFDLEQKA; this is encoded by the coding sequence ATGACCGAGCCGAACCGTCGTGATTTCCTCCAAGTCGGTGCCGCCGGAGTGGCGGCCGTGGCTCTATCGAACACCGCGCACGCCGAAGACAAGAAAAACAGCGGCGATATCCCCCTGCGTCCGTTCGGACGAACGGGAGAAATGGTCAGCGCAATGGCCCTTGGGGGACACGCCTGCTCGAATCCCAAGAAAATGGACGAGGCCGCAAGCCTGCGCCTGATTCGCCGCGCCGTCGATGAAGGGATCACCTTCATGGACAACAGTTGGGATTACCACGATGGGCTAGCCGAAGAGCGCATGGGCAAGGCGTTGTCCGAGGGAGGCCGGCGGGACAAGACCTTCCTGATGACCAAGGTTTGCGGCCGCACTGCCAAGGAAGCGCAGGCCAACCTGGAAGACAGCCTCCGTCGGCTGCAAACCGATCGCCTGGATCTGTGGCAATTCCACGAGATCGTCTACGACAACGATCCCGATTGGATCTTTGCCGACGACGGCGCCATTCACGCGGGACTGAAGGCCGTCAAGGACGGCAAGGTGCGCTATCTCGGCTTCACGGGGCACAAAGATCCGTTGATCCACCTGAAAATGCTCGCCAAGCCGTACGAGTGGAGCGCCGTGCAGATGCCGCTGAACGTCATGGACGTCCATTACCGCAGCTTTCAGAACCAGGTTCTGCCCAAACTGAATGAACGTGGCATCGCCTCGCTGGGCATGAAAAGCTTGGGCGGAAATGGCTCGATCGTCACCAAGGCCGGCGTCCCGATCGACGACGCGCTGCGCTACGTTCTATCCCTCCCGATCACGACGCTCGTGAGCGGCATCGATTCCGAGGCTGTGCTGGATCAGAACCTGCGAATTCTGCGCTCTTTTAAGCCACTGACGACCGCCGAGCGCGAGAAAATCGAAGAGCGCACCTACAAGCTGGCCGGCGACGGCCGTTACGAGCTGTTCAAGTCGTCGAAGGCGTTCGACGGACCGGTGCATCGCAAGCAGCACGGCTTTGATCTGGAGCAGAAGGCATAG
- a CDS encoding protein kinase, translating into MKSLDPDPNLGDDAGEESLARLVSEYHAQLLNGGSTSVLDERVADLPAGLQARFTQSKRTLHRLARASGARVLPLGTDEGREFADLQAALMRLAAGTLPAESSADTPDRASDVSGRFAATPPEPATDTAANGDAPELRRLGRFQIVRELGRGGLGVVFLALDPVLHRQVALKVPRPEVLVTPEIRVRFEREAHAAARLAHPHLVPVYEVGHAGPILYMVSAYCAGLNLAQWLRKRGRPLTPPQAAGLVATLAEAVDYAHSQGVLHRDIKPGNILMEPRIENGFAASERDGKNVTDLAVTPKLVDFGMARLEGTDSGETRTGIAMGTPGYMSPEQAEGRTRDIGPATDVHGLGAVLYELLTGRGPFAGTSEADTLRRVLTDEPLRPRRMDARIPLDLEAIALKCLEKNPAARYRSAGALAVDLRRFLAGRPTVARPLSSFSRTVRWARRKPAWAALIGISAIAASIIASGSALHSVRLAEALEKSEEQRVAANTNRDLAEQNRQAMAREQDANAQFLYAARIKQASQMFEHGNVEQIERLLGEYDDGKPYAALRGFEWHYLKRVLSEGQKTLRGHRGEVYGVAFSPDSRLLVSGGEDGTIRLWDSQTGQEIRVIQAHQSCTNDLEFSPDGQLLVSVGCDNCVKLWNTATWTEIGTLTKREKPVMCVAFSPDGKRIAFGEEGNSACVWDLVRRELVAEFAPGEGCNAVAWSPDGRLFAAGSANARIWDTETWTIVDTLHHAPSLAFSPDSQFLIAAQHGSGNATLYDITTRRSQSIVVSAEALRKVAFTHDGNALLGAGADRLIYEVPISIANNDGDAIRADQVSESLRAMRGHAAWIQDLAIAPDGDLIASASFDGTVRTWHLQAPRAKPILRIAGQFRAESKFTANCERLATATTPDRVDVWNLDDGELIRSVPLPGSSNRFTTFGVSPNAPRVIGNDETNSLLLIDGRTPAMPQAISHGEFSIVSMTDDGLNAAVICGEGTVHIWNFGTPRTELIVSLSGFVHVRDSRLFFSNDGTQLALFTSDPGIVDVRTGQHRSLPFARNARGADFSNDGSLIAHMDWGGVISVFDVRSGKLLREMQLSTPLSSAIDFAPDGRTLATGTQFGDITLWHVATGQEMVTFSPQKGAVGNVRFSEDGKILAAVVLQYPPTNPANEASVYRWAIK; encoded by the coding sequence ATGAAGAGCCTCGATCCTGACCCAAACCTGGGCGATGACGCCGGAGAAGAGTCGCTCGCCCGTCTCGTCTCTGAGTACCATGCGCAACTACTAAACGGCGGCAGCACAAGTGTCCTTGATGAACGCGTTGCGGATCTACCGGCCGGCCTGCAAGCGCGCTTTACCCAATCGAAACGCACGCTCCACCGGCTCGCACGCGCGAGTGGCGCCCGGGTCTTGCCGTTGGGCACGGACGAAGGCCGTGAATTTGCGGATCTGCAAGCGGCCTTGATGCGTCTCGCTGCGGGCACGTTGCCCGCGGAGTCGTCGGCCGATACTCCTGACCGAGCATCCGATGTCAGCGGACGTTTTGCAGCCACTCCGCCCGAACCGGCTACGGATACTGCAGCAAACGGTGACGCGCCAGAACTGCGCCGCTTAGGACGCTTTCAGATCGTACGCGAACTTGGACGCGGCGGTTTGGGAGTCGTCTTTCTCGCGCTCGATCCGGTATTGCATCGGCAGGTAGCGCTCAAGGTGCCGCGTCCGGAAGTCTTGGTGACCCCCGAAATCCGTGTCCGCTTTGAGCGCGAGGCACACGCCGCGGCGCGATTGGCGCATCCGCATCTGGTGCCGGTGTACGAGGTCGGGCATGCCGGCCCAATTCTATACATGGTCAGCGCCTATTGTGCCGGGCTGAACCTTGCCCAATGGCTACGGAAGCGCGGCCGGCCGCTGACTCCACCCCAAGCGGCCGGACTGGTAGCTACGCTGGCCGAAGCAGTGGACTATGCACATTCGCAAGGTGTGCTGCATCGCGACATCAAGCCCGGCAACATCCTGATGGAGCCGCGAATCGAGAATGGGTTCGCGGCTTCAGAACGTGACGGCAAGAACGTAACAGACTTGGCCGTCACGCCGAAGCTGGTCGATTTCGGCATGGCGCGGCTCGAGGGTACCGATTCCGGCGAAACGCGCACCGGCATCGCGATGGGGACGCCCGGATACATGTCGCCGGAGCAGGCCGAGGGACGGACCCGCGATATCGGTCCGGCGACCGATGTCCATGGCTTGGGGGCGGTACTGTACGAGTTGCTGACTGGTCGCGGCCCCTTCGCTGGTACGTCCGAGGCCGACACTCTGCGCCGCGTCTTAACGGATGAGCCGCTGCGGCCGCGGCGTATGGACGCCCGTATTCCCTTGGACCTGGAAGCGATCGCGCTGAAGTGCCTGGAGAAAAACCCGGCGGCCCGTTATCGATCGGCCGGCGCATTGGCCGTCGACCTGCGTCGATTCCTGGCTGGCCGGCCGACTGTCGCGCGGCCGCTGTCGTCGTTTTCGCGCACCGTTCGCTGGGCCAGGCGGAAGCCGGCCTGGGCAGCGCTGATTGGCATCAGTGCGATCGCGGCCTCGATTATCGCCAGTGGTTCGGCGCTGCACTCGGTGCGATTGGCCGAGGCGCTCGAAAAAAGCGAAGAGCAGCGCGTCGCGGCAAACACGAATCGTGATCTCGCCGAACAGAATCGACAGGCGATGGCACGGGAGCAAGACGCCAACGCGCAATTCTTGTACGCGGCGCGTATCAAGCAAGCCTCGCAAATGTTTGAGCACGGAAACGTCGAACAAATTGAAAGGTTGCTCGGCGAGTACGACGACGGCAAGCCGTATGCTGCCCTGCGCGGATTCGAGTGGCATTACTTGAAACGCGTGCTGAGCGAAGGCCAGAAAACATTGCGCGGACATCGGGGCGAGGTGTACGGCGTGGCCTTTTCGCCGGACAGTCGGTTGCTGGTCTCCGGTGGTGAGGATGGCACGATCCGCCTCTGGGATTCACAGACGGGCCAAGAGATACGCGTGATTCAGGCGCATCAATCCTGCACGAACGATCTCGAATTCTCGCCGGACGGCCAGTTGCTGGTGAGCGTCGGTTGCGACAATTGCGTCAAACTCTGGAACACGGCAACGTGGACCGAGATCGGGACGCTGACGAAACGGGAAAAGCCTGTGATGTGTGTAGCCTTCTCGCCCGATGGCAAGCGCATTGCCTTCGGCGAAGAGGGGAACTCAGCCTGCGTGTGGGATCTCGTCAGGCGCGAACTCGTCGCGGAATTCGCGCCCGGCGAAGGGTGTAACGCCGTGGCGTGGAGTCCCGACGGCCGTTTATTCGCCGCTGGCTCCGCAAATGCACGTATTTGGGATACAGAAACGTGGACCATAGTTGACACGTTGCACCATGCCCCGTCCCTGGCATTTTCGCCTGATTCACAATTCCTGATCGCTGCACAGCACGGCAGCGGGAACGCAACGCTATACGACATCACAACGCGACGGTCGCAGTCCATTGTCGTTTCGGCCGAGGCACTGCGCAAGGTGGCATTCACGCACGATGGCAACGCCCTGCTGGGGGCCGGTGCCGATCGCCTGATTTATGAAGTCCCTATCAGCATCGCAAACAACGATGGCGATGCGATTCGTGCGGACCAAGTCAGCGAGAGCCTGCGGGCGATGAGAGGGCACGCTGCTTGGATCCAGGACCTTGCCATAGCCCCTGATGGTGACCTGATCGCATCTGCCAGTTTCGATGGAACTGTGCGGACCTGGCATTTACAGGCGCCGCGCGCGAAACCAATCCTCCGCATCGCCGGACAGTTTCGTGCTGAATCCAAGTTCACGGCGAATTGTGAAAGATTGGCCACAGCTACCACGCCCGACCGCGTTGATGTTTGGAATTTGGATGACGGAGAATTGATAAGAAGTGTCCCCCTGCCCGGATCAAGTAATCGGTTTACAACTTTCGGCGTGTCGCCGAACGCGCCGAGAGTTATTGGGAACGATGAAACAAATTCATTGTTGCTCATCGACGGGCGTACGCCTGCCATGCCGCAGGCAATCAGCCATGGCGAGTTCTCAATAGTAAGCATGACCGATGATGGCCTGAATGCGGCAGTAATCTGCGGCGAAGGCACGGTCCACATTTGGAACTTTGGCACGCCACGCACAGAATTAATCGTTTCGCTGTCTGGTTTTGTCCATGTGCGTGACTCGCGACTGTTTTTTTCGAACGACGGGACACAGTTGGCCCTGTTTACATCCGATCCTGGAATCGTTGACGTCCGCACGGGCCAGCATCGGTCATTGCCGTTTGCCCGTAATGCCCGCGGCGCGGATTTTTCGAACGATGGTAGCCTGATCGCACATATGGATTGGGGCGGCGTTATCTCGGTGTTCGACGTGCGCTCGGGTAAACTGCTGCGGGAAATGCAACTGTCCACCCCTTTGAGTTCCGCCATCGATTTCGCCCCGGACGGTCGCACTTTGGCGACCGGCACTCAGTTCGGCGATATCACTTTATGGCACGTAGCGACGGGCCAAGAGATGGTCACGTTCTCTCCGCAAAAAGGGGCAGTCGGAAACGTGCGTTTTTCCGAAGACGGAAAAATTCTGGCCGCAGTCGTCCTTCAATATCCGCCAACCAACCCGGCGAACGAGGCGTCCGTCTACCGCTGGGCCATCAAGTAA
- a CDS encoding cation diffusion facilitator family transporter, with protein MSTTLAAPSTETTALHGGSRLVIVAAICGNLALAATKLLAAFVTHSSAMLAEGIHSSIDTGNGLLLLWGLRQSRKPADRMHPFGHGLELYFWSFVVAVMIFGVGGGLSLYEGVQHLLNPRPMQHIVWNYVVLGCGFVFEGISLHFALREFLMVKGEQSVWEAIHTAKDPTLFAVLLEDSAAMLGLTVALVAITFGLLFDNPYFDGAASIVIGLLLMGVAWILAYESRSLLIGESAPPAVEKSILSIVTGDPAVERSRRPLTMQLGPFEILVNLDVQFRPSLTAVEIQEAVQRLERNIRQRHPEAKRIFLETQSLADTSGTFAPH; from the coding sequence ATGTCCACGACCCTCGCCGCACCCTCGACCGAAACCACTGCCTTGCATGGCGGTTCGAGACTCGTGATCGTGGCGGCGATCTGCGGCAACCTGGCGCTCGCCGCGACAAAGCTCCTGGCAGCGTTTGTCACGCATAGCTCGGCGATGCTGGCCGAGGGCATTCACTCGTCGATCGATACCGGCAACGGCTTGCTCCTACTGTGGGGCTTGCGACAAAGCCGCAAGCCCGCCGACCGGATGCATCCCTTCGGTCACGGTCTGGAATTGTATTTTTGGTCCTTCGTCGTCGCGGTGATGATCTTTGGCGTCGGCGGCGGCCTGTCGTTATATGAGGGCGTGCAGCACCTGTTGAATCCGCGCCCTATGCAGCACATCGTGTGGAACTACGTCGTGCTCGGTTGCGGCTTTGTCTTCGAAGGCATTTCGCTTCATTTCGCGCTGCGCGAGTTTTTGATGGTCAAGGGAGAACAGAGCGTTTGGGAGGCGATTCACACCGCCAAAGATCCGACGCTGTTTGCAGTGCTCCTCGAAGACTCGGCAGCCATGCTAGGGCTGACCGTCGCTCTGGTCGCAATCACATTCGGCCTGCTGTTCGACAATCCCTATTTCGACGGGGCCGCTTCGATCGTCATCGGGCTGCTGCTGATGGGTGTCGCGTGGATCTTGGCCTACGAGAGCCGCAGCCTGTTGATCGGGGAAAGCGCTCCACCGGCTGTGGAAAAGAGCATTCTTTCGATCGTGACGGGTGATCCCGCCGTGGAACGATCGCGGCGACCGTTGACGATGCAATTAGGGCCGTTTGAAATCCTGGTGAACTTGGACGTGCAATTCCGTCCATCGCTGACCGCTGTCGAAATCCAAGAAGCGGTCCAGCGCCTGGAGCGCAATATTCGCCAGCGTCATCCCGAGGCAAAACGGATTTTCCTCGAAACGCAGTCGCTGGCCGACACCAGCGGCACCTTTGCTCCCCACTAG
- a CDS encoding sigma-70 family RNA polymerase sigma factor, with the protein MTQEGPPLRPSAGDGAKPDDLAAHPEIARARAGDVAALAEMLNGLRQYLLAIAEGELDAALRGKLGASDLVQETFVRAQQRFAAFAGSTEDELRAWVRQILLNQCLDVRDAFLAAKRDIKREVSIDAPGLVVSLVDALPLDTPSPGSRVVAADEDARMAVALDQLPADYRQVVWLRNWEGQEFEEIGRQMDRSADAVRKLFARAVAKLAEILDDKNEEPRS; encoded by the coding sequence GTGACTCAAGAAGGCCCGCCGCTGCGCCCATCGGCGGGCGATGGTGCGAAGCCAGACGACTTGGCCGCCCATCCCGAGATCGCTCGAGCACGCGCGGGGGACGTCGCTGCGCTTGCGGAAATGCTGAATGGACTGCGGCAATACTTGCTGGCCATCGCCGAGGGAGAATTGGATGCGGCACTGCGTGGGAAACTCGGAGCAAGCGATCTGGTGCAAGAAACGTTCGTGCGCGCCCAACAACGCTTCGCGGCATTTGCTGGTTCGACCGAGGACGAACTGCGGGCCTGGGTCAGGCAGATTCTGCTCAATCAATGTCTGGATGTTCGTGATGCTTTTCTCGCCGCCAAGCGTGATATCAAGCGTGAAGTATCAATCGACGCACCGGGTTTGGTTGTGTCGCTGGTCGACGCGTTGCCGCTGGATACTCCGAGCCCAGGCAGCCGTGTCGTCGCCGCCGACGAGGACGCCCGTATGGCGGTCGCGCTCGATCAACTGCCGGCCGATTATCGACAAGTCGTGTGGCTGCGAAATTGGGAAGGGCAGGAATTCGAGGAGATCGGCCGGCAGATGGATCGATCGGCCGATGCCGTCCGGAAATTATTCGCGCGCGCCGTCGCGAAACTAGCCGAAATCCTGGACGACAAGAATGAAGAGCCTCGATCCTGA
- a CDS encoding MFS transporter — protein MEARRFERALQCSVAEGALATVMCTLLGGVFLTAFALRLGANELQIGLLAATTSLAHLAQLAGACAVERLGRRKRICMIASWISRLLWLPIMLVPFVCSSASPERQAWYIVGLLIVSSMFASVGGVAWLSWIKELVPAEMRLRFLGRRHIFNTALAFGMSLAGGLLVDGWTQWRPDSLGGFISVFATAMACGIFGLLILHRIPDAPASPPVTTPLRTVLVGPVRDRNFRRLIAFYAVWNFASNMATPFFAVYMLAVLKLSFGTVTLLLTLSSIAGLAATRWWTRFGDRFGTRSMVLIATFADVACPLLWLLVSSSNLWMLIPIHLLGVVTAPITLGPNALPLKLSPSENGSTYLAFFNAVTGPLTAAGAVVGGLIAGWNADAGAVASIDGLKTIFFISAMGRFLSLFLLRTVREPEARPVRHIVKLVHRSRRRWANDRRRGMALELEKV, from the coding sequence ATGGAAGCAAGACGCTTCGAGCGGGCTTTACAATGTTCTGTTGCGGAAGGGGCCCTGGCCACGGTGATGTGTACGCTCCTGGGGGGCGTTTTCCTGACCGCGTTCGCGCTGCGGTTGGGGGCAAACGAATTGCAGATTGGTCTCTTGGCGGCCACCACGTCGCTGGCACACCTGGCGCAGCTCGCTGGGGCGTGCGCGGTCGAGCGTTTGGGCCGGCGCAAACGCATCTGCATGATCGCCTCGTGGATCAGCCGACTTTTGTGGCTGCCGATCATGCTGGTTCCCTTCGTCTGCTCAAGCGCCAGCCCGGAACGGCAGGCCTGGTATATCGTGGGTCTGCTGATCGTTTCGAGCATGTTCGCCTCGGTCGGGGGTGTGGCGTGGCTGTCGTGGATCAAGGAGCTGGTGCCCGCCGAAATGCGGCTGAGATTTCTCGGCCGGCGTCACATTTTCAACACCGCACTGGCCTTTGGCATGAGCCTGGCCGGTGGTTTGTTGGTCGATGGTTGGACGCAGTGGCGCCCCGATTCGTTGGGGGGATTCATCTCGGTCTTTGCCACGGCAATGGCCTGCGGCATCTTCGGCCTGCTGATTCTGCACAGAATACCCGACGCGCCGGCCAGCCCGCCGGTCACCACGCCGCTGCGCACTGTGCTCGTCGGGCCGGTGCGTGATCGAAACTTTCGACGCCTCATCGCTTTTTACGCGGTGTGGAACTTCGCATCAAACATGGCGACGCCGTTTTTTGCCGTGTACATGCTGGCCGTTCTCAAACTGTCTTTCGGTACCGTCACCTTGTTGCTGACGCTATCTAGCATTGCAGGGCTGGCGGCGACGCGCTGGTGGACACGTTTCGGCGATCGCTTCGGAACCCGCAGCATGGTGTTGATTGCAACCTTCGCCGACGTTGCGTGTCCGCTGTTATGGTTGTTGGTGTCGTCGTCGAATCTGTGGATGTTGATTCCCATCCATCTGCTGGGCGTTGTCACGGCGCCGATCACACTCGGACCGAACGCACTGCCATTGAAGCTTTCGCCCTCGGAAAATGGTTCGACCTATCTGGCGTTTTTCAACGCCGTGACTGGGCCGTTGACCGCGGCCGGCGCCGTGGTGGGCGGGCTGATCGCCGGCTGGAACGCCGATGCCGGGGCTGTCGCCTCGATCGATGGATTAAAGACGATCTTCTTTATCTCGGCGATGGGACGGTTCTTGAGCCTGTTTCTTCTACGCACCGTGCGCGAACCGGAAGCTAGACCGGTACGCCACATCGTCAAGTTGGTGCATCGCAGCAGGCGACGATGGGCGAACGACCGACGACGCGGTATGGCGCTGGAACTTGAGAAGGTTTAA